TGCAAGAACCATGTTGGGTATGTCATTCTTATAATCACCGCCCTAGGTGATCACCGCATAGGCCACCAGCACATCGCCTCCGTAGGGGCGGGCCTCGTACCCGCCCGCATCGTGTGCCGCAAGCGCAACCAACCGATCACAGACATAGAGACAGTAAAAATCCTTCGCGCATCTTGCAAAACGCATTGGCCCTAGCCCCTGCTTAGGGTCTATGGGTTCTTGCCATACAATGCGCTGGGGTGAACGAGCAACGCCGGAAGCAGTGCCGACGTTTTCTTCCAGCGTGGGATGCTCGCGAGGTGTTCGGTCGCCTGCTTCCCTTCGCGCCTTCGCGCCTTCGTCGTATTCGTTCCCTTCTCTCCTTGGTGTCTTGGCATCTTGGTGGTAAAAATGTGCTGCCGGACGAGGGCGCATCGTCCTTCGGCCCTGCCAACCAGATATTGACCAGATCCGCCCCTTCGCAGTATGATAGAGCCCATCGCGAGGCGGCGCGCCCACACCGTGAGCGCGCCGTCTTCCTCTGTCTCACGCAGGCCGCGACCCGCCTGCGCCGGATCGTCACTTGCATCAGAAAGCTAACAGCCATGAGCCTTCTAGGGTACTCACTGTCGCCCGCAACCTGCGCCCGCTGTGGGAAGGCGATCAAGCTCTTCGACAAGGTCCAATTTAACAAGGCCACCAAGCGCTGCTCGACCTGCGAGGCCGAGGTGCGCGAGGCCCTGGCCAACTTCCGACAGGCCTTCCTCACATCCAGCGCCGACGGTATGATGACCGCAGCCGAGTGGGATCAGCTGGTGGAGATGGTGCAGCGCGACGGGGTAGAGCTAGAGGAGGCGCTGGGGTCGGTGCGCGGCGAGGCCATCCAGCTGCTTGAGCGCACCCTGGCGATCGCCGCCGCCGACGGGATGCTCACCGATGGGGAGGAGCGCGATTTCCTGCAGCTGCAGGGCCTGCTGCAGGTGCCCAGCGACATGATCCTGCCGCAGATCGAGTGGATGCGCTACCTGCGGCACATCACCCAGATCCGGCGCGGCGAGCTGCCCACCTACGAGACCAGCGTGCGGCTGGCATCCGACGAGATCTGCCACCTGGAGGTGGCGGCCACCTACCAGCGGGTCACGCACGACCAGATCATGGCTGACGCCGGGCGGCTGCTGGCCAGCAGCAGGCGGCTCTACTTCTTCTCGCCCAACGGCGATATCGAGGTGGCCTACGCGGCGATCAGCCGCGTCGAGCAGCGCTCTGGCGGGGTCTACCTGCAGCTAGATCAGCGGCTGGGCAGCGGATTCTACGGGCTGGAGGACTCGAAATTTGTTGCGGCGATCATCGAGACGCTGGCGCGGCGCGCTGGCGGCCTGCGCGACCAGCAGGCCCAGGCCGACCAGGGGCACATCCCGCGCGAGGTGAAGATCGCGGTCTGGAAGCGCGACCAGGGCCGCTGCGCCGAGTGCGGCTCGCAGTCGTACCTAGAGTTCCACCACATCATCCCGCCCGCCAAGGGCGGCGCAAGCTCGGCCCCCAACGTGCAGCTGATCTGCCAGACATGCTACAGCACCCGGGGCGCGCTCGACTAGCCCAGCTGCCGCTCGACATCCCACATCACCTCGGCGATGCTGTCGGATGCGCGGCGCTGCCACTTGTAGAAGGTATCCTCATCCACATCGGCCAGCCACTCCAGCACCTGCTCTAGCTCGCCGGGCGAGCGCTGGCCCTGGCGCTGGCGCTCCTCGCGCAGGCGGCGGGCCTCGGCCAGCGCGCCCTTGCGCGACAGCTCGCGCACATAGGGGTAGTAGAGCACATTGTAGAAGCGCCAGGCCTCGCCGACCTTGGGGCCAGCGCTGTCCTCGGGGCGCAGCGACTCGATCTGGGCGATCAGCAGCTCGCGCAGGGCCGAGACGCGGGCCAGGCGGTTGTCGGCGGCGCTGGCGTCGGCCAGCCACGGCTCCAGCTGGCGCATGGTGAGCAGCGGGCTGTTGACCATGCGGGGCGGGTTCTTGAGCGCGGTGAGCGCCTTGCGCACATCGTTCTTGAAGGCCTTCAGCCGCGCCAGATCATCGGCATCGGGCGCGTCGGCGGCGCTGGGGGCGGCTGGCTCCTCCTCGGCGGCGGGCAGCTCCTCCTCATCGGGCGGCAGCAGCGCGGTCACCGGCTCGGTGCCCAGGGCGGTGGCGAACTCGCGGGCCTCGAAGCGGGCATCGCGCTCGGCCTGGCTGAAGAACACGCGGTCGAGCAGGGTGCGCCCGCTGTCGAAGGCGGTGTGGGTGAGCGTCACGAGGCTGATCAGGGCCAGCAAGCCGCCGACCGACACCGGCGTGACGATGAGCATCAGCGCGATGTAGAGCGCATCCAGCACCACAATGCCGGTGAGCGTGTAGATAAAGTCGCGCTGGATGTTCTGCCCGCCCAGCAGCATGCCGTAGTGGGCCACGCTGTAGCCCAGCAGCACCACGCCAGCGAACACCATCACATAGGCCACCAGCGGGCTGAACCAGCTGCCCAGCAGGTAGCCCCCGCCCAGAAACAGCCCGCCGATAATAAACAGCACCGCGCCGCCCAGCAGCACGCCGATCGAGCGGCCCAAAGCCCGCGAGGCCTCGTCGTGGCGCTGGGCCAGCGCGGCGCGGGCGCGCGTCAGATTGTAGAGCGCCCCGATCGTCATGGTCATCTGGTAGATCATGTAGATGGGGTAGAGCGCGCCGGGGGCCACCTGCAGCGGGGCGGCATCGTAGCGGTTGAACAGCGCCGAGCAGGCATCCACCGCCACCACCAGCAGCGCCACCAGGTAGGCCGCAATCACGCGGCGCGGCACCAGCATATGCGGCGCGCTGGGCTTGCGAATGGGCAGGGCGATCACACAGCTGATGTGGAACCAGATCGCCAGCGGCAACACCGAGCTCCACCAGGTGAGGCGCTCGACCAGCGCAAACAGCCCTGGGTCGGCCAGCGAGTCGGTGAGCGCGGCGGCGAAGAAGTAGGCCGCTTGGCCAAAGGCTGCCGCCACCGAGAGCGCGATCAGCGGCGTGCGCAGCAGACCGCGCACCAGCAGGTAGAGGCCCAGCCACAGAAACAGGGCATAGCCCACCAGCTCGGCAAAGATCACCACAGCGCCGCCGAACATAGCCTCTCCTCATTCATCTCTATACGCATGCTAGCGCGATTGTACACGGGGTTCTCGGAATTGGCAAAGGCCATTCTTCCCGCCCAAAAAAGCGGGCTGGCGGTGAGTACCGCCAGCCCAACGAAACCGCCAGACCACCGCCTAGCTCCAGGCGCTGAGCGTGGCGATCAGGCTGCGGCCAAGGCGCAGCAGCTGCTCCTGGCGGCGCTCGAACAGCACATACAGGCCGATCAGCAGCATGCCCACCACGCCCATCACCACCCAGGTGTTGGCCGCGCGCATGGGGTCCACGCCCAGCCACAGCGCGCCAAACACCACGGCGGCCACGCCCGCCACCAGCGGCACCTGCAGCCGCCGCAGCACCCCGTAAGCGATGGAGAGCAGGCCCTCGCCGCACAGCGCGAGCGCCAGCAGCAGCGCCCGCTGGCCATCGGCCAGCACCGCGCGGGTCGCGCCCAGGCCCAGCAGCATGCCCAGCCCGGCGCACTCCAGCACCCGCGAGAGCTGGCGCTGGCCCTGGAAGCGCCGCAGGCCATCGGCCAGGGCCAGCAGGTAGAGCGCGGTGGGCGCGACGTACCATTCCGGCTCGACCCGGCCCCAGACCCACAGCTGCAGCAGCAGCGCGGCCACCAGCGCGGCGGCGGCGGCATACACCAGCATCACCACACGGTAGCGCACGGCGGCGGTGGAGAGCAGCAGCGCCAGCATCACCAGCGTGAAGATCAGCGCGAAGAGCTGGCCCACCAGCGGGGCGACCAGGCCGATCAGCGCCGCCAGCCCAAGCCCAACGAACAGCGGCCCCGCGCGCAGCGGGTGCAGCCACACCGCGCAGGCGGCGGAGGCGCGCTGGAAGCGGCCACCCACCCACGCGACCAGCCAGCCCAGGGCGGCCAGCACCACCATGTCGGCCATAGCGTAGGCGCACACCCAGATCATCGGCATATCGTCCAGGCGCAGCAGCAGCAGCGCAGCCTCCAGCAGCACCAGCGAGAGGACGGCCAGCGCCACCTTCCGCTCGGCGCTGGCCAGCACAGCGGCCAGGGCGGCTATACAGACCACCTGCCAGAGCGCATCCCAGGAGGCCGCGCCCATCACGCTCGATATGGCCAGGATAAGCATGCCACATGATGCCACAGCCCCAGCGGAGAGCACCACCGTAAGGTAGATCGGCGTGCGCAGCGTGGGGGCCGTTTGCCGCACACCCAGGGCCAACAAGGCCTGTGCCCAGGCCAGCAGCGCCAACAGCCACAGGGTCATACTATCTAGCGAGCTGCCCATCGCCCAGGACTGCCCAAATACCAGAGCCAGATCGAGCGACACCAGCGCGAAGAAGGCCATCCAGCTCTTTTTCTCCCGCCCGAGCAGCCAGCCCCACCCCAGCGCCGTGGCCAGCCAGATCAAGCTGAAGCGCAGCATCTGCTCGCTGTCGCTCCACAACGTAGGTGCAAAGGTTATGCGATAGGCAGAGGGGCTAAAGGCCATTGCCAGCGGCGCGAGCAACAGCAAGCCGCCAGCTATCACTCGGTAGGGCCGCGCGTAGGCGGGCGCGGCGGGGCGCAGCGCCTCGGCCAGCAGCGCCAGGGTGAGCAGCAGCGGGATGTAGGCCAGCGAGGCCGGGAAGGCCCCCCATAGCACCAGCGCCACGTCGGCCAGCATCAGGGCCAGCAGCCCCAGCAGCCCGCCCACCAGATAGCCCAGATCGGGCGCGCGCCACAGGTAGCAGGCCAGGCCCGCCACGCCCACCAGCGCGAGCACCGCGCCCGCCTGGTAGGGCTGGAACAGCTGCGGGTAGCCCACCAGCGCCAGCAGCAGCGCCTGCGAGGCCGAGATCAGGGCAAACACCTGACCTGGCGCGCTGACTATGCGCCACGAGGTGGTGCGTGCCAGCCCCGCCGCCAGCGTATAGCACGCCGCCAGCGCCAGCAGCGCGGCCAGGTTCTCGCCAGGCGACGCATGGAAGAAGTTCAGCGACAGCATGGCCCAGGCCTGCGCGGTAAGCATCAGCAGCCAGGCCCAGCGCGCCTGCCGCCACATCAGCAGCTGGGCCAGCCACACCAGGGCCAGCATGCCCAGGCCCGGTAGGTGCGCGCCATAGGTGCCAAACGATAGCGCAGTGAACACCAGCGCCAGGCCCACGCCCGCCGCCTGCAGCACCAGCGCGTAGCCGCGCCGCAGCGAGCCAGGCCAGTAGCGCGCGGCCACGCAGGCGGCCGCGCCCAGCGGCAGCAGCGCCAGCGCGCGATGCGCGCCATCCATCGCCGCCAGATCGAGCATGGCCCAGCCCCACAGCGCCGCCAGCGGCGGCACCAGCGCCAGCGCCAGCGTCGCCAGCCCCTCCTGCCCGCGCCGCCCAAACGCGGCGAAGCGCCCACGGTGGGTGCTGGCCGCCACCAGCGCAGCCAGCGCCACCAGCACAGGCAGCGCCAAACGCTGCGGCGCTGGCCCCAGCGTACACGCCAGCACCCCCACCTGCGATGCGATCAGCAGCCCAAAGCCGTAGAGCGGGGAGGCGACCCGCACGCGGTGCGGCTCGCTGGCTACGCCCGCCGCCACATAGGCCAGGGCTAGCAGCGCAAAGCCCAGCAGCGCCACATCCACACCTGCCGCCAGCGCCACCAGCGTGCTGGCCAGCGCCAGCGGCGCGAGCGCCAGCGACACCCACAGCCAGCGCTCGCGGCGCTGCAGCCGGTAGGCCAGCGCATAGAAGCCCACTGCGGCCCAGCGCAGCCCGGCCACGCCCCAGCCCGCCCCCAGCTGGCTGGCCAGGGCCAGCGGCAGCAGTACGTGGGCGGCAGTGCGCAGCCCCAGCCCGAGCACATCGTTCCGCGCCAGCCAGCGACCCGCCAGCAGGTAGGCGAAGCCAAATGCCATCAGCAGGCCCGACATGGGTAGCGAGAGCGCCAGATCGGGCGAGAAATCAAGCATCGCAAGGCCGATAGGCAGCGCCAGCGCGGCCAGCAGCGCCCACATCGACCTCGGCTCCATCACCAGGGCCAGCACATAGAAGGCGCAGGCCGCAAACAGCAGCAGCGCTGGGGCCGCGCCGCCCAGCCCCAGCGGCACGCCCACCGCCAGCACCACCGGCACCAGCGCGTGCGCCACCAGGTACGGCGGGCGCACCAGCGAGGGCCGCCAGCGCCGCAGCAGCTGCGCGCCCAGCAGCATCAGCCCGGCCAGCGCCACGCAGGGCAGCAGCCACAGCGCACGCGGCCCCGGCACGGCCAGGCTGGTGAAGGCCAGCAGCGATCCGGGCGCGCTCACGCACGATACCCACATCCAGCGGCGCTGGCGGTCGATCAGGGCCTCGGCCAGCATGTAGCAGGCCACGATCAGCAGCCCAAAGCCCAGCCAGTAGGCCATTTCGGCGTGGAAGTGCCCCAGCGACAGCGCCGCCGTCACCGATCCCGCCGCCACCGCAGACTCGCCCCACACACGGCGGCGGCGCAGCAGCGCCTGCGCCACTAGCGTCAGCGTCAGCAGGCCCATGCCAACAATATGCAGGCCCGCGCTGCTAAAGCTGATCAGCGTCAGCGTAATCGCTAGGAGCGCCGCAGCCGCCTGAAGCGCGTCGTCGTAGCGAGGCCGCAGCGCGCCGGGCCAGTGCCGCGCCGCCACACACGCCGCCGCCGCAAGCGGCAGCAGCGCCACCGCCCGCTCGGCGGCGGAGAGCGCCGCGAGATCGAGCATGGCCCAGCCCCACAGCGCGCCCAGCACCACCAGCGCGGCCATGGCGCTGGCGGCGGCCTGCTCGCGCAGCATCCTGCCCAGCATCGCCATCCGCCCGCGGTGCGCAGCGGTGGCCGCCAGCGCGCAGAAAAGCAGCAGGATCGGCAGCGCCACACGCAGCGCAGGCCCTCCCGCGAGCACCGCATCGGCGCAGGCCAGCGCGGCAATTACCGCCCCCAGGCCGTAGAGCGGCGCGGCGAACCGCCCCCAGCGTGGCTCGCCCAGCGCGCCGCTGGCCAGGTAGCCCAGCGCCAGCAGCGCGAACAGGGCCGCGCGCAGCGCCGCATCCACTTGCAGCAGCAGCAGATCCGTGCCCGCCGCAGCCGCCAGCAGCGCCAGCGCAGCCCACAGCCAGCGCACGCGCCGCGACAGCGCCGAGCACAGCGCGTAGAACCCAGCCGCCATCCACAGCAGCCACGACAGCTCCCACGTCAGCCCGATGTGCAGCAGCAGCACCAGCGGCGGAATGAGGTAGGCCACCACCAGCGGACCAAACGTGGCCGGGTGCTGCTGCCACCAGCGGTGCGCCAGCACGCGGTAGAGCGCGGCCAGCAGCAGCAGGGCGTACCACGTGGCAGCGGCGACGCGGAAGTCAAGCGAGAGATCCTGCAGCACGATCGCCAGCGGCAGCAGCGTCGCCGCCACCAGGCCCCAGATCTCAACCGGCTTCTCGCGCAGCACGATCAGGTAGAAGCCCAGCGCGGCCCAGGCCGCCATGGCCATGGTGGCGTGCGCGACGCCCAGCCCCACGCCCACCAGCAGCGCGAAGGGCACGATCACATGCGCCGCCTTCCAGAGGATCGCTGCGATCTCCTGCTGGCCGCGCAGCGCCGCCCGCCCGCCCACCAGCAGCGCCTCAAGCGCGATCACCAGCGCCATCCACACATCCGGTCGCCCCGGCGCTACCGCCAGACCGGCGGCGGCCATCGCCAGCGGCGCGAGCAGGCTTGCGGCCCATGCCCAGATCGGGTTGCGGCCCAGCGTGGCGGCCAGCAGATAGAGCGCCGTGCCCGCCCCAAACGTGAGGGAGAGCATCCACGGGTCGAGCAGCCCGCCCAGCCAGAGCGGCACCGCCACCAGCAGCCCCGCCAATCCAAGCAGATGCGCGACCCATGTGAGCTGCGGGGCGAACTCGGCCCGCCCGCCGCGCTCAAGCCGCCACGCCAGCGCGATATACCCCGCCATCGCGGCCACCAGCGCGGGCGGCACCGCCTGCCAGGAGATGAAGCTGGCCGCCGCCGCCGCCAGGCTTGCGCCAGCCAGCCCCGCATTCACCACAAAGAAGCGCTGGCCAGTGCGGCGCACCGCCCAGGTGTAGAGCGGCACACACGCCAGCGAGGCCAGCAGCCACGCGGCCTGGTTCCCCACGCCCATGGTCAGCGTGATCGCGGCCATGCAGATAGGGGCCAGCGCGCCGCTCACCGAGCGCAGCCCCGCGCCCGCGCTCGGCAGCTGCCAGCGGCGCTCGATCCTATCGCCCGCCGCCCAGAACGAGCCAGTCACCACGGCCATCAGCACGCACTGCAGCATGCGCGGGAAGCTGGCCCAGTTGAACACCACCAGCACCACCGACGAGACCAGCATCAGGAACATGCCTAGGTACAGCATCACCTGGCGCGTGCGCAGCGCCAGCGCGCCGGCCCAAGCCCGCTCCAGCAGCGATGGGGTGGGCGGCGTAGGCGGCGTCTGAACCACATTCTCCTGTTTCTCTGCTGCCGACGCCTGTACTATCGCAGGCGCTGCCTCACGCTCCGCCGCCGCCGACACCTGCGCCGCCTCAGCCACTGGTTCCCGTTCCTCCGCTGTCGGCAGCGGTGCCGCTGCCTCCGCTGTCGGCAGCGGCACCGCTGCTGCATCCGCCGCCTCTACCGCGTTGGATAGCCATTCTGGCAGCGGCGCAGGCGCGGTCAGTGCCTCGGCTGGCACCGCCGTTGGGATCGCATCATCGGTTGGCGCAGCCACTACCTGCGCCTGGGCCTCTAGCAGCCAGGCGGGGATCGCCTGCTCGGGTGCGGGCTGCGCCTCGGGCGGCGCAGGGGCGGGCTGCGCCTCGGGCGGCGCGGCGGGCCAGGGGCGCGGGACGCCGCGCGACAGCACCAGCCGCCGCACCGGCGCGGCCTCATCCGCCGTCAGATAGCCCGCTTGCACCCAGGTGTGGATCAGGCGCTCCATCTCGCCATACAGCACATCCGGCGGCACCGCTGGCGCGCTGGACTGGCGGATGCTGACAAAGATCAGACCGAGCACCAGCATCACCAGCACCAGGAAGCAGAAACAGCCGATAAGTTCATACATACGCCGTGGCTCCTTTTCTGTTGCCAATCTGGGCCCAGACTACGCCACCAGCAGCTGTACAAACCAGGGAAAGTACTGCCAGCTTCTGTATCGGCCCGGCAAAAACTGCGCTGCAATGCAGAAAAGAAAAAAGCCCCGCCTCATCGGCAGGGCCTGCTCGCTACGGTCGAGATCATGGCCAGTACCAGCATCACCGCACCTTCGCTGGATGGGCAAAGCTGCAATTTTATGTCAACATATCTCCAGATCGCTAGAGCAGCATCCGCACGCCCGCCAGTACCGCCAGGCCCAGCGCCAGATTCTCGAACAGCTCCTGGTTGATAAAGCGGATCAGCCAGCGCCCCACCAGCGCCCCCGCCACCGCAAAGGGCGCGAGCGCCAGGCTCACCTGCAGGCTGCCCATGTTCACCATGCCCAGCCCCACGCTAAACGGCACCTTGAACAGGTTCAGCACCAGAAAAAACCACGCGGTGGTGCCGATAAACACCATCTTGGGCAGGCGCATCGCCAGCAGGTAGATCGCCATGATCGGCCCCGCCGCGTTCGCGATCATGGTGGTGATCCCGCCGAACAGCCCGGCCAGCGGCCCCACCCAGCGGCGCGGCGGGGCATCCGGCGCGGCGGGGCTGCGGCGGCGCAGCAGCACCATGCCCACCAGCGTCACCAGCGTCACCCCGATCAGGCGCTTCATCAGCGTGTCGTCGATCCGGCCCAGGGCCACGGCCCCGATCACCACGCCCGCCGCTGCCCACGGGAACAGCCGCAGCAGCTGCGGCCAGTCGGCCTCGCGCCGGTAGGCCGCCACCGCCACCACATCCCCCGCGATCAGCACGATCAGCATCACCCCCACCGACTCACGCGCGGGGATGATGCTGGCAAACAGCGCCACCGCCAGAATCCCCAGACCCGTCACCCCCGTCTTCGACATGCCCACGATAAACGCCGCCAGGGCCGCCAGCGCCCACTGCCATAGCTCCATAGCCATCTATTCCTTCCCAGGCTGCCTACCTACCTATTCTTCGCAGCCAGAAGCATCATATACCGCTGAGCGTAGCAGCCAACGCCCACACCGTCAAATCGCACCGACCTGCCGAAAAGCGACGGCTGGCCATGGGCGATTCATAACGATAGGATCAAGGCGGTATCGGTTTACAGCATCAGAGAGGGATGTATATTGAGAAGCTACTCACACAATGGGGTATGACAATTAGGCATTCTGGTATACAATAGCCTACGACGCGATGCCCGGAGCCTCGTAGGGGGGGAACCGACTATGGCTGATCAACACTGCCGCCGCCTCTTGCTCGGTAAGAATATAGCTCGGGATCGCGCGGCGGCGGCGCTCGTAGGCGCTTACCACCCGGTGATTTCCATCCAGAATCACATACTGGCCGCCATCTAGGTGCACCAGCCCATGGGCGTGCGGCAGCAGCACAATCGGCGGATGCTGGATGCCTTTCGGCACCAGCACGTGGCGCACGTAGGGCATATTGATGTCCACCTGGCCCTGCTGGAACGGCTCGACCAGCGGCTCGACCGGCAGCGGGCGGGCCATGCGGCCCGTCACCAGGGCGTAGGCGGGCGTCACCCGCCAGCAGAAGGTCTGGCGTAGCTCGGCCACGGTAAACACCAAGATCTGCTTCATGCCCTGGGCCAGGGGGATGGTGGGCGCAAGCTGCAGCGCCCGCATGGCAAAGTGGCCACGGGCCAGCAGCCCGGTCAGCGCAAACAGCAGGGTCGCCTTACGATCCTTCAGCTGCCCTGTGGTCTCGGGCCACGAGAGCGCGGCGGCGATCACCTGATCGACCAGGCCAGCATCGTCGTACTGGATGGCCGCCGCCAGCGTGCCAAGAAATTGCCGCTCGGGGTCACGCCGCGCCGCGATCAGGGCCAGCGTGCGCGCCGGGGTGGGGAAGCCGGAGAAGTTGGGACGAGCCATTCGCTGCACAGCACCCTCGGGAACACAGTGTCGAACATTCGTTCGTTTCTATCCTAGCAATCCCTGAGGCGATTGTCAAGGCGCGCCCAACGCCACAAGCCCCTGCGCATGCCCTCGCTACGAAGCAGCATCGCACATGGGCATGGCAGGGCCAGGGCGCGCAGCGCACCCGATGGGATGCCCGCAATAATGTAGAACGCTATGACACAAAGGAGCAAGATGATGGGGATACGCGCACACTTTTCCGATCAGGAATGGCGGCAGATCTACGAGGCACCAGTATTTGCGGGGCTAGTGATGATCACCGCCAAACGGAGTGCGCCGGTGCAGGCGGTGCAGGAAATGTTTGCCGTCAGCCACGCCATCATCAAGACCGACCAGCGCGTCCACAGCAGCGAGCTCATCGGCGAGATCGTCGAGGCGATCAAGCAGCGCGAGCGCTACGAGAAGATCGCGCCCAGCACATCGCTGGGCGACGCCCACGCCAAGGCGCTTGAGCACATCCGGGCAGCCGCCAGCCTGGTCGACAGTCGGCTGCCCAGCGAGTCGGCCAGCTTCAAGCGCTGGCTGATCAGCATCGGCCAGCTGGTGGCCGACACAGCGCAGCAGGGCAGCACGCGCGAGCGCGGCGGGGCCACCGCGCTGGCCGAGCCAAGCGCCCTGCGCGATCTGCGCAGGGCGCTCGGGCTGGCCTAGCCGCCAAGCTCGTCGGGGGTGACGCGGGCCAGCTGGCCCAGCGCCGCCAGCACATCGGCCAGGGGCGCGGGCACCAGGCCCTGCGCCGACCGCCACACGGCGGTGCGCCGCCCCTGGCGCACCGCCAGCTCGTAGCTCACGGTGTCGCGGCCATCGTCGGCGGGGGGCGCGGCGGGGCCAGCGGCCAGCAGCGCGCCCACGGTGCCCACCAGCGCCTCCATCTGCGCCGCGCTCAGCGTGCGCTCCACCGCCACCGCGCCTTCGACGCGGCTGGGGCTGCGGCGGTAGGTCAGCCGCCCGCTGGCATACACCAGCAGCTCGCTGCGGCGGAACACCAGCCCGCCCGCCGACCGCAGCCGCAGCCAGCCCCCCGGCGGGAAGCGCGCCACCAGCCCCGCGCTCTCCACCTCATCCCCGATCACGCCTAGCACACGCGGTTTCTCAGCCATGGGGCCTCCTCAAACATACCGGCGGGCTACAGCCGCACCGAGGCGATCAGCCGATCAAACAGCTGGCTGGCCCGATCGTACTCCGCCTCGGGCGCGGCCAGGGTCAGGTAGTAGGTGCGGTCGCCTGCCACCACCACATACTCGCGGGCCACCACCACCACCGGCAGCGAGGGGCGGCGCGGCTCGTCGATCGGCTGGGCCACATAGGCGTAGCGGATCTGCCGCGCCGTGATGCCGCCCACTAGCGCCTCATCGGCGGCGAGGAAGTGGTAGCCCTGCTGGGTGCTGCGCTCCGCAATCGCGCGGTTCACCTGCTGCTCAAGCGTGGGCGCCGCCGCCGGGTCAAGGTCGCGCACGTCCACCGTCAGGCGGGTCTTGAAGGCCGACTCGACGTAGGGGTCTTCCAGGCTCAGCAGCGCGCCCTGCAGCGTGCCCACCTCGCGCCAGCCCGCCGGATACTGAAACTGGATGGGCGCATCCGCCGACTGGAACGCGCTGGTGCGGCCCTCGCTCTGGGTGCGCAGCACCGCGCCTGCGGCCAGCGCCAGCGCCACCACCAGCGCCACCGCCAGATCCGCCCGCAGGAACGGCATCGAACGATACGCCGCGCTATCTGTCGTCATGGTTTGCTCCGCTCTTGGCTAGATCCCGATCCGCCCGATCTTCACCGTCGTCACCCGCCGCATCAGCCCGATCAGGATGGCGAACACCACCAGCGCCACACCCAGCCCCAGCAGCAGCGAGCGCCACGGCGCCACGCCCAGGCCGCTGGCGCTCACCTCGCTAATCAGCCAGCTAAACAGGCCATTGCAGGCCGCCGCCAGCGCCACGCCCAGCGCCACCCACCATGCGGGCCGCCGCTCGAACTTGGCCGCCGCCATGAAGTAGCCCATCAGGCCGCTGAACGAGGCCATGGCCAGCGCGGTGGTGGCCACGCGGATGCTGCCGGGGCCGAGCGCCACCCCGCCGTTCTCTAGGATGAAGCGCAGGTTGAGCAGCGTGGCGCAGCCCAGACCGGCCACCGTGCCATACACGATCCCATCCATGCGCTCGTCGAACTCGGGGGTGGTGTAGACCGTGGCCCGCACCGCCAAGTAGGCGATCGCCTGGTAGGTGAAGCCCACGATCAGCGTGGAGGCCAGCAGCGAGGTGAGCGTGCTCTGGGGTGCCCAGTCGCCTACGCGGAACCAGTCGCGCACCAGCCGCACGCCCACCACATCGGTCAGCAGCAGCGCGGTGATGAACACCAGGGCGATATTGCCCTTCGGCTCCGGCTCCAGCCGATCTTGGGCGTAGAAGAAGACCAGCCACAGCAGGCTGGGCAGCAGCGCCACCGCCACGCCCACCGCCACCAGCGCCGCGCCGTGCAGCGGCGGCAGCATCCCGGCCAGCCAGGCCAGCGCGCCGCACACCAGCGCCACGCCCGCGATCTGGGCCAGGCCAGCCAGCCACGCGCCGCCGTTCGGGCGGTTGACCGCGGCGAAATGCTCATCGCAGTAGGCCCGCCCATTGATGGTGTGGAAGGGCGGCGCGAGCGGCCTGCCG
The genomic region above belongs to Chloroflexia bacterium SDU3-3 and contains:
- a CDS encoding PrsW family intramembrane metalloprotease, producing the protein MTQQPGCCVCGRPLAPPFHTINGRAYCDEHFAAVNRPNGGAWLAGLAQIAGVALVCGALAWLAGMLPPLHGAALVAVGVAVALLPSLLWLVFFYAQDRLEPEPKGNIALVFITALLLTDVVGVRLVRDWFRVGDWAPQSTLTSLLASTLIVGFTYQAIAYLAVRATVYTTPEFDERMDGIVYGTVAGLGCATLLNLRFILENGGVALGPGSIRVATTALAMASFSGLMGYFMAAAKFERRPAWWVALGVALAAACNGLFSWLISEVSASGLGVAPWRSLLLGLGVALVVFAILIGLMRRVTTVKIGRIGI
- a CDS encoding sulfite exporter TauE/SafE family protein, with the translated sequence MAMELWQWALAALAAFIVGMSKTGVTGLGILAVALFASIIPARESVGVMLIVLIAGDVVAVAAYRREADWPQLLRLFPWAAAGVVIGAVALGRIDDTLMKRLIGVTLVTLVGMVLLRRRSPAAPDAPPRRWVGPLAGLFGGITTMIANAAGPIMAIYLLAMRLPKMVFIGTTAWFFLVLNLFKVPFSVGLGMVNMGSLQVSLALAPFAVAGALVGRWLIRFINQELFENLALGLAVLAGVRMLL
- a CDS encoding HNH endonuclease, with protein sequence MSLLGYSLSPATCARCGKAIKLFDKVQFNKATKRCSTCEAEVREALANFRQAFLTSSADGMMTAAEWDQLVEMVQRDGVELEEALGSVRGEAIQLLERTLAIAAADGMLTDGEERDFLQLQGLLQVPSDMILPQIEWMRYLRHITQIRRGELPTYETSVRLASDEICHLEVAATYQRVTHDQIMADAGRLLASSRRLYFFSPNGDIEVAYAAISRVEQRSGGVYLQLDQRLGSGFYGLEDSKFVAAIIETLARRAGGLRDQQAQADQGHIPREVKIAVWKRDQGRCAECGSQSYLEFHHIIPPAKGGASSAPNVQLICQTCYSTRGALD